The window TCGACCAGGCAAAGATGAATGGTGAAGTGGAAGAAGCTTCCAGCAAGATGATGAATGCCGCAGTGTTTGGACAGATCATCATCCTGATCGTTTACCTTCCGATCCTTTCCCTGGTGGGTATAGAAGGCAAGATGTTCAAGCCAATGGCCCAGACCGTTTCATTTGCCCTGATAGGGGCTTTCCTGCTTTCTTTGACCTATGTGCCTATGATCACCTCCCTTGTCCTGAGTAAGAAGATCAGCCATAAGGAATCCTGGGCCGATAAAATGATGAATGCCATCCAGGCGGCCTACAGTCCGCTCCTGAAGAAGGTATTGGCATTTCCTAAAACAATCGTTGTTGTGGCGCTGGTGCTCTTCGCTGTGGCAGTCTGGCTGGCCAGCAGGTTGGGTGGGGAATTTATCCCTGAATTGGAAGAAGGTGATTTTGCCGTCGATACGAGGGTGCTTACGGGTAGTTCACTGACCACCTCCATCAAGGTTTCCCAGCAAGGCGCGGGCATATTGCTGAAGCGGTTCCCGGAGATCGAGAAGATCGTGACCAGGATCGGGGCAGGCGAGATCCCAACTGATCCGATGCCGATTGAAATGGGGGATATGATCATTCTTTTAAAAGATAAATCTGAATGGACATCAGCAAAGTCTTATGATGAACTGGCCAATAAAATGAGCGAGGCGCTTTCTGAAGTACCAGGGGTAACAGCGGGCTTCCAGTTCCCCGTGCAGATGCGTTTCAATGAACTGATCTCCGGTGCCAGGCAGGATGTGGTATGTAAGATCTTTGGCGAGGACCTGGATGCCCTGGCCTCCTATGCGCACCAATTGGGCGGATTGATCAGACAGGTAGAGGGTGCAAAGGATATCTATGTGGAACCCGTTACCGGGCTTCCGCAAGTGGTGATCCGTTACAACCGCGAAGCCATGGCCAGGTACCGCCTTTCCATCAGTGAAGTGAACCGCCTGGTGCGTGCCGCTTTTGCCGGTGAAAGTGCAGGCCTGATCTATGAGAATGAAAGACGCTATGACCTGGTGGTCCGCCTGAGTGACCTCAACCGCCAGAACATCAGTGATATCAGGCAATTACTGGTACCTACCGGAATCGGGACACAAGTGCCTTTGTACCAGGTGGCGGAAATCTCCCTGAAGGAAGGTCCTAACCAGATCCAGCGGGAAGATGCCAAACGCAGGATCGTAGTGGGCTTCAATGTGAGGGGCCGTGATGTGGAAACAGTAGTAGGTGAACTGCAAAAACTGGTGAACAAAAAACTCAGCCTGCCTGCCGGGTATTATATCCATTACGGTGGCCAGTTCCAGAACCTGCAGGAAGCCAAACAGCGTTTGTCCATTGCCGTTCCTGTTGCCTTATTGCTCATTTTCCTGATGCTTTATTTCTCCTTTGGTTCCATCAAGTATGGCATCCTGATCTTTTCTGCCATTCCACTTTCGGCCATTGGTGGCATAATGCTCCTGAATTTCAGGGAAATGCCTTTCAGTATCTCCGCCGGGGTGGGCTTCATTGCCTTATTCGGGGTGGCAGTATTGAATGGGATCGTATTGATCACAGAATTCAACCGTCTCAAAAAACAAGGTATGACAGATATCAAGCAGGTGGTGATGGAGGGCACTGCCCTAAGGCTGAGACCGGTCCTGATGACCGCAGCCGTTGCTTCCCTTGGTTTCCTGCCCATGGCCCTGAGCCATGGCCCAGGGGCAGAGGTTCAACGACCGCTCGCAACAGTGGTGATCGGGGGATTGGTGACCGCCACCTTCCTCACACTGGTGGTTCTCCCTGTATTGTATGTATGGGTAGAGCAATGGCAGGCCAGGACGTCAAAGAATGTCATTGCCGCCACTTTGATATTCCTTTTAGCGGGATATACCGCCAATGCACAAACGAAAACATCTGATCGTTTGCCTTTGGATAGCATGCTTTCCATAGCTGAAAGGCAAAACCTTGGATTGCAGGCCAGCAGGAAAGCTGCTGATTTTTACAAGCAGCTGGGTTCCGGTGTATTTGAGCTCAATAAAACCCAGGTAGGGGTTGAGTATGGCAATATCAATAGCTTCAATAACGACAACCGTTTTTTCATCAGCCAGGGATTCAGCCTGCCTGCGATCTATAACCGGCAGAAGGACCTTTATGCCGCACAACGTCAGTCACAGTTAGCGTTATCGGAGATCCAGGCCAACGATATCCGTCGCATGATCAAGCAGGCTTTCTACCAACTGGTGGAGCTGGATGAGCGGGAGAGGCTATTGTTACAACTTGATTCTGTATATGGAAGGTTTCGGGAGGCGGCTGCCTTACGGCTGCAAGCAGGGGAAACCAATCAATTGGAAAAAACCACGGCCGATGCACAGGTGGGGCAACTGCAATTACAGCTGGACCAATTGCGGGCTGACCGTATCATTGTCCAGCAACAATTGTCCCTGTTGCTGAATTCCGGGAATGCCTACCTGCCCTTATACCAGCAACCCATTAAGCCTTTTGAAGCGGTGCAGGGAGCTGGTGCAAGCAACCCGTTAATACGTTACCAGCAGCAACAGGCTGCTATTGCCAGGGCGGAAGGGGCAGTGGAGAAAGCCCGCCTGAACCCGGATTTTGGCCTGGGCTATAGCAACCAGTCCATTATTGGCTACCAATCGAAGGATGGGGTGACCCAGGATTACTTTAGTGGCAGCGACCGTTTCCATATCGTCAATTTTTCGGTGGCCCTTCCCTTGTTCATGAAGGCCACCCGGAACCGGGTGAAAGCGGCCGAGATCAGTGCATCTGTAGCCGAATTGAATGCCAATGCAGCCTTACAGCAATTGCAGTACAGGCAAAACCAATTGATGGAAGACCATGCCAAGTACAGCAAGCAGGTCAGTTATTTTACCAGTACGGGTAATGAACAGTCCGGGCAACTGATGCGGCAGGCAAGGGAAGCTTTCCAGAAAGGGGAGATCGACTACCTGCAATGGGTGCAACTGATGAACCAGTCGGTTCAGATCAGGTTGAATTACCTGGAAGCGGTTAGGATGCTGAACCAAACCACTATTGAAATTGAATACATCAACGGAAAATAATCAAAATGAAAAGTTTGTATAGTGCATTGTTGATAGTAGTCTTTTTAGCGGCCTGCGCCGGTAAAAAGGAAGAGGCGCCCACCGAGACCAAACCGGCAGCGGTTACTGAAAAGGTTACGCTCACCAAAGAGCAGGTTACCAATGCCGGTATCCTTGTTGGTGCTGCCGTTGATACCACGGTGAGCCGGGAATTGATCGTTAATGGAACGGTGGATGTGCCGCCACAGAACATTGTGTCGGTAAGCTTCCCATTGGGTGGTTACCTTAAATCCACCAAACTGCTTCCGGGGATGCGGGTGAGCAGGGGAGAGGTGATCGGTATGATTGAAGACCAGGGCCTGGTGCAATTGCAACAGGATTACCTGGTGACAAGGTCAAAATTGCAATACCTGAAACAGGAATATGACAGGCAAAAGACCCTTAGCGAAAACAAGGTGAATGCGGAAAAGATCTTCCAGCAGGTGCAGGCCGATTACCAGTCGCAGCAGGTAATGCTGAAAGGGTATGAGGAGAAACTGTTGCTGATCGGTGTTTCCCCTGCCTCCCTGAATGAACAGAATATTTCAAGGTCTGTAGCCCTTCGGTCACCAATCAATGGTTATGTGTCTAAGGTGAACGTGAATATTGGTAAGTATGTGAATCCAACCGATGTGTTATTTGAACTGATCAATCCGGATGATATCCATGCCGCCCTGACCGTATTTGAGAAGGATATCAGCAAGATCAGGAAAGGCCAGCGGGTGGATATCAGTTTTGTGGATGACCCTTCCACCACCTATAAGGGTGAAGTACTGATCTTCTCCCATAACCTGGATGATGACCGCAGCGGCATTGTGCATTGCCATTTTGAAACCCGGCCAAGGAACCTCATGCCGGGTATGTTCCTGACGGCAAAAATAAAGTTGGATAATTCACCGGCACTGACCGTTCCTGATGAAGCGGTGGTGCGATATGAAGGCAAGCACTATGTGTTTGAATCCCTTGGTAATAATGAATTTCACCTGATCGAGGTGAAGACAGATACCGTGTCATCCGGAATTCTCGCTATTTCGAGTCAGGAACACGACCTGCAACGCAAGAAGCTGGTAGTAAAGAATGCCTATTCCGTATTGGGTAAAATGAAGAATACCACTGAAGAGGAATGATAGATCCTGTTGATAGAAATAATAAAGGGTCATTGTCAGGTACAATGGCCCTTTATCATTAATGGAAGAATGCTTTATTGAAATTTATACTCTTCCCTTACTGGTGAGAAGCTGTCGATCACAATACAATCGGTCAATGCAATTGCGCTATGGGGGACATTAGAGGGGATCACCTGTGTAGATCCTGCGCTGAAAACCGTGGTGACGCCACCAATAGTCATCTGGAGCTCACCTGATAGGATGAAAGTGATCTGTTCATGTACATGGTGGTGCTCAGGCAGGGAACTGCCTTTCCTGATCTCCCAATACGTTAGGCTGCTTTTGTCACCATGCATGAAGCGCCCGAAAAAGCCGGGTACCACTTCCCTTGGTGTCATGTCTTTTATATTTTGCATTGTTCCTTGTTTTTGATAGTAATGACAATCAGGGAGTATCAATGTTCAAATAGGCAAACACTTCCCCCAACCCATTCCTTGTCTTTATTGTACCTTACGCCGATCATCTTGCCCTTGCTCAGGCGGGCCAGGTTGATGGCCGGTTTTGGCCTTTCCCATCCTTCCTTCCAGATATACATCATCCTGATCTCTGCCTTTGCCGGTACATCCGGTGTGGGTATCACATCGGCATAGTTGACCTTCTTCTGGAGGATCCAGTTTTCCGGATCCTTGATGGCTTCAATATCGGCCTGTGTTACATCAATCACCACTCCCTGCCCTGCAAAAGAAAACAGGGGTTTTAATACATATTGGCCAAGGTCCCTGGGTACCTGTTTGAGTTCATTCAGGAAATAGGTAGGTGGAACATAGGGATGCCTGATGAAAGGCAGGGTAAACTTGCTGATGCGGTAAAACCAGTTGGGATGCGGTATCCATTCTACATCCAGGTCCTGGGTTATATCCACATGTGGACCAATCGCTGCCTGCTGTGCATGCAGGTCATCGAATATAACGCGATTGTATATGCGCTTTATCCTTGTCTTTGTCCCGTTGTTGAGATAGTAAAGGGCATTCCCTTCCTGGATCAGCTCGGTCAGGCAGACCGGTTGGATGCCGAGGTAGTCCTGGGTACAGTAGAAGTCTATCCTGGTCTTTTGCTCATGCGGCCTGATCTCCAGCAGGATCACCTCTTCCTTGCTGTAAGGGCCAAGGATCAGTTCCATCAGGTCGGCCAGGTAAGATGCCTTATCATAGCCACCCAGGTATTGATGGTAATTGGCCGGGATATCAAAGTGGCGCCTGATCACCTCAGGGTAGTATACCTGAAAGCCAAATAACGTCGGGAAGCCTTGCATTTCAATGAGCTGTGGTTCCAGCTCCTGTTCTTCATTAATGCAGATGCCAAAGTCGAATGCGATCATATGGGCATGGTCATTTTCGTTCGGCACCCTTTCGCTTTGGGGAATACTCCTTTCGGTAAGTTCCTTGAAGCCGGGGGCCGTAATCACATCAATGATGGATTCGCAGGCGTCCAGTAGTTTATCCCGGAATGCCTTATCTATGAAGACCGGCGTTTCTGCAACCCTGAACTCAATGGCGCCGGGGTGCAGGCTGTGCAGGTCCTTGAGGAAAGCGTCATACTTCTCCCTGGTGA is drawn from Flavihumibacter rivuli and contains these coding sequences:
- a CDS encoding CusA/CzcA family heavy metal efflux RND transporter, yielding MLNKIIRFSIQNKLIIGLLVFALIGWGAYSVSRLPIDALPDITSNQVQVITVSPTLAAPEVERLITFPIEQASANIPGLTEMRSISRFGLSVVTVVFNDETDIYWARQQMAERMIQVKDQIPPDAGLPSLAPPTTGLGEIYQYVVRPKPGYEQQYDLTELRSIQDWIIRRQLLGTPGVADVSSFGGNLKQYEVAVNPDRLKSMNTTVAEVFAALEQNNQNSGGSYIEKNANALFIRTEGLATNISDIASIFIKHTAGGIPVYLRDVAEVRIGKAVRYGAMVYKDQGEVAGAVVLMLKGANASQVVKAVKQKMEAIKKTLPEGVTVEPFYDRTKMVTNAIETVKKNLLEGALIVVFVLVLFLGNLRAGLIVASVIPLAMLFAVSMMRVFGVSGNLMSLGALDFGLIVDGAVIIVEAVMHKLYHSKGYAKVTRIDQAKMNGEVEEASSKMMNAAVFGQIIILIVYLPILSLVGIEGKMFKPMAQTVSFALIGAFLLSLTYVPMITSLVLSKKISHKESWADKMMNAIQAAYSPLLKKVLAFPKTIVVVALVLFAVAVWLASRLGGEFIPELEEGDFAVDTRVLTGSSLTTSIKVSQQGAGILLKRFPEIEKIVTRIGAGEIPTDPMPIEMGDMIILLKDKSEWTSAKSYDELANKMSEALSEVPGVTAGFQFPVQMRFNELISGARQDVVCKIFGEDLDALASYAHQLGGLIRQVEGAKDIYVEPVTGLPQVVIRYNREAMARYRLSISEVNRLVRAAFAGESAGLIYENERRYDLVVRLSDLNRQNISDIRQLLVPTGIGTQVPLYQVAEISLKEGPNQIQREDAKRRIVVGFNVRGRDVETVVGELQKLVNKKLSLPAGYYIHYGGQFQNLQEAKQRLSIAVPVALLLIFLMLYFSFGSIKYGILIFSAIPLSAIGGIMLLNFREMPFSISAGVGFIALFGVAVLNGIVLITEFNRLKKQGMTDIKQVVMEGTALRLRPVLMTAAVASLGFLPMALSHGPGAEVQRPLATVVIGGLVTATFLTLVVLPVLYVWVEQWQARTSKNVIAATLIFLLAGYTANAQTKTSDRLPLDSMLSIAERQNLGLQASRKAADFYKQLGSGVFELNKTQVGVEYGNINSFNNDNRFFISQGFSLPAIYNRQKDLYAAQRQSQLALSEIQANDIRRMIKQAFYQLVELDERERLLLQLDSVYGRFREAAALRLQAGETNQLEKTTADAQVGQLQLQLDQLRADRIIVQQQLSLLLNSGNAYLPLYQQPIKPFEAVQGAGASNPLIRYQQQQAAIARAEGAVEKARLNPDFGLGYSNQSIIGYQSKDGVTQDYFSGSDRFHIVNFSVALPLFMKATRNRVKAAEISASVAELNANAALQQLQYRQNQLMEDHAKYSKQVSYFTSTGNEQSGQLMRQAREAFQKGEIDYLQWVQLMNQSVQIRLNYLEAVRMLNQTTIEIEYINGK
- a CDS encoding efflux RND transporter periplasmic adaptor subunit; translated protein: MKSLYSALLIVVFLAACAGKKEEAPTETKPAAVTEKVTLTKEQVTNAGILVGAAVDTTVSRELIVNGTVDVPPQNIVSVSFPLGGYLKSTKLLPGMRVSRGEVIGMIEDQGLVQLQQDYLVTRSKLQYLKQEYDRQKTLSENKVNAEKIFQQVQADYQSQQVMLKGYEEKLLLIGVSPASLNEQNISRSVALRSPINGYVSKVNVNIGKYVNPTDVLFELINPDDIHAALTVFEKDISKIRKGQRVDISFVDDPSTTYKGEVLIFSHNLDDDRSGIVHCHFETRPRNLMPGMFLTAKIKLDNSPALTVPDEAVVRYEGKHYVFESLGNNEFHLIEVKTDTVSSGILAISSQEHDLQRKKLVVKNAYSVLGKMKNTTEEE
- a CDS encoding cupin domain-containing protein — its product is MQNIKDMTPREVVPGFFGRFMHGDKSSLTYWEIRKGSSLPEHHHVHEQITFILSGELQMTIGGVTTVFSAGSTQVIPSNVPHSAIALTDCIVIDSFSPVREEYKFQ